The DNA region cggtgaaaaaggcaaatggtatgctggcatttatagcgagaggattcgagtacaggagcagggaggtactactgcagttgtacaaggccttggtgagaccacacctggagtattgtgtgcagttttggtcccctaatctgaggaaagacatctttgccatagagggagtacaaagaaggttcaccagattgattcctgggatggcaggactttcatatgaagaaagactggatgaattgggcttgtactcgttggaatttagaagattgaggggggatctgattgaaacgtataagatcctaaagggattggacaggctagatgcaggaagattgttcccgatgttggggaagtccagaacgaggggtcacagtttgaggatagaggggaagccttttaggaccgagattaggaaaaacttcttcacacaaagagtggtgaatctgtggaattctctgccacaggaaactgttgaggccagttcattggctatatttaagagggagttagatatggcccttgtggctacgggggtcagggggtatggagggaaggctggggcggggttctgagttggatgatcagccatgatcataataaatggcggtgcaggctcgaagggctgaatggcctactcctgcacctattttctatgtttctatgtttctatgaatatgcTTCGAGTGCTGTCTGGAGGGAGCTCCAGGACTTTGACCCAGCAACAGTGATGGAATgattaaacatttccaaatcagTGAGGAGAACCAGCACAGTCAcatcaaaataattttattatcagaaAATCAGACTCAGATTTAATCAtccgcatatgtcatgaaacgtgttatctttgtggcagcagtacaatgcacatCAGAATAATAGGGAAAAAAACCATGAATGatggtaagtatatatataaaaaatagttcaattaaatgagcaaaatatagaaataaacaagtagtgaggtagtgttcatgggttcaatgtccatttggaaattggatggcagaggggaagaagttgatcCTGCACAgcttatacagtatatgtatatggtatcatatacaatcctgagattaattttctttcaggtatttacagggaaatacaatagaaacaagagaaaatctgcagatgctggaaatccaagcaaaacacaagcaggccaggcagcatctacggaaaagagtaaggtcgacgtttcgggttgaaaccctttggcagaaatacaatataatttatgaaataGTACACTTAATAATAGTACACATAATGATTGACAAACAATTAATGTCCAAAACAGGTCAGGttgtgaaaatataaataaataatactgagaacacgagttgtagagcccttggcagtgagtccatagggtgtggattcagttcagagttggagtgagcgaagttacccacactgatggttgtagggtgataactgttcctgaacctggtggtgtgggatccagggttcctgcatctccttcccaatggcagcattAGGATTGGTGGGGTACAATCTGGAtagtgggggttcttaatgatggctTCTGCTTTCTTATGGTGGCACTCCtaaatgtgttcagtggtggggcggTCTttgcctacaaccatcaggctcctgaactagcgtggataacttcactcacctaatCAACGGGCTGACTCCACAAGTTATAGACCAGGGGCTTCCCCCCGGGGTCCGTGGCATAacaaaaaggctgggaacccctggtgagtgaagttatccacactggttcaggagcctgatggttgtaggcaaAGCCCTCTTCAACCCTCTTCACTACTCTCCaccaaagaaataaataatttctttattttctgtgaatgtctgcaagaaaataaatctcaaggtagtatatggcgacatatatgcaTTTTGCACTTGATAATGATTCACCGCAATCAGTGCACGCTGGTGGTGAAAGGATGTTCAGCGTGGTACGTGGATGTCCCCATTGAGAATTACTAACAcctgcaaatctgcagatgctggaaatccaaagcaacacacacaaaatattagaggaactcagaaggttaggcataatctgtggaaaagagtaaacaatcaacattttgggccaagacccttcatcagaactcatcaagggtctcggcccaaaacgttgactgtttactcttttctataaatgctgcctggcctgctgagttcctccagcattgcccATTAAGTAAGCTGGTTTTCTTGGAGGGCATCCACCTTCATTAGAGCTGTTGCCATTGTGGTTTTCCAGACAACTGGAGAGTGCCCCGTTCACACTCTTGACCTGTACTACGTGGGtttgggggatgggggagaggtcAGGGCTGAGTCAGTCTCTACAGGAACCCCCAGCttctgaccagggttcaattcctgccactgtctgtaaggagtttgtacattctccccgtgactgtgtgggtttccttgccCAGCTGATTCAATTACTTGTTGAGTCAGTGAGGCGCACTCTTCCCACGCCTGCTCACTTCCCTGTCACTGTTCACTTCCTCCTCGCCCACAGTTCAGGAAACGTCAGTTCTCAGGCACGGACCTGTTGTAACCCGGGGACTTCCTCAACGTCACTGCCTCGCACTTCagtgtgggtggggggtggggggaagagctCCTCTCCCCTGGGTGGGGACAGGTGTGGGGTGCAGGAGGGCACAGGGCgggggagtgggagtgggggctgagggaaggaagggaggggatGCTGGAGGGAGGTAgtgcaagagaagagattgcgggagaaacatagaaacatagaaaataggtgcaggagtaggccattcggcccttcgagcccgcacTGCCATTAGGTATGATCATGGctcatcatccaactcagaactctgtacctgccttccctccatacccccgatccctttagccacaagggccatatctaactccctcttaaacacagccaatgaactggcctcaactgtttcctgtggcagagaatgccatagattcaccactctctgtgtgaagaagtttttcctaatctcggtcctaaaaggcttcccctttatcctcaaactgtgacccctcgttctggacttccccaacatcgggaacaatcttcctgcatctagcctgtccaatccctttaggattttatacgtttcaatcagatcccccctcaatcttctaaattccaacgagtacaagcctagttcatccagtctttcatgaaagtcctgccatcccaggaatcaatctggtgaaccttctttgtactccctctatggcaaggatgtctttcctcagattaggggaccaaactgcacacaatactccaggtgtggtctcaccaaggccttatacaactgcagtaatacctccctgctcctgtactcgaatcctctcgctataaatgccagcataccattcgcctttttcaccgcctgctgtacctgcatgcccactttcaatgactggtgtgtaatgacacccaggtctcgttgcacctccccttttcctaatcggccaccattcagataataatctgttttcctgtttttgccaccaaagtggataacctcacatttatccgcattaaattgcatctgccatgaatttgcccactcacccaaccagtCCAAgtaaccctgcatcctcttagcatcctcctcacagctaacactgtcgccCAGCTTAGTATGAGGTacagtgagtggggggggggaggtggggagtgagggaacaggagtgggagggggagagcagagacagggagtggggaaagtggagggagaggagagagagagaacggagtggaggagtggtgggggagggagtgggagctGGAGAagtagtgggagggggagagcagGGACGGGGTGGCGGGGGAGCGgaggggagttggtggaaggggAGTGGGAGGAGAGCTGGGACAGGGCATGGGGAGGTggagtgggaggagagagagtgagaactgggagtggggaagagttgggggagggaagagcagggatgggtgtaggggatagtgtaggggagagaggcagGGAAATGGTGGGGAGTAGAGGAGGAGGGTGAGGatgaatgggggaatggggaggggaagggtgagtGGAAGAAGGAATGGGAATTGGTTGAGAGTGAATGAGGGGAgtggaggagtgggggagggtgagggaaggggagctGTAGTGGGGAAGGAGAGTGGTGGAGATTAAGtgagggaggatgggaggtggaccttgagggagagagagttggaAGGAGTGGAGAGGGTAGGGGACtggtggagggaggatgggaggtggacttgagggagagagagttggaaggagtggggagggtgagggaaggatggatggatggtggaccttgagggagaagttggtggcgggagtggggagggggagaacggaatgggagtggggagggtgagggaaggagggtgggaggTGGATTTGAGGGAGAAGCAGGTGgcgggagtggggagggggagagcggaatgggagtggggagggtgagggaaggagagtgggAGGTGGATTTGAGGGAGAAGCAGGTGgcgggagtggggaggggaagaggggaatggGAGCGgaggagggaggatgggaggtggatttgagggagagagagttggcgggagtggggagggtgagggaaggaggatggatgGTGGACCTTGATGGAGAAGGAAGTGGctggagtggggaggggaatggaagtggtggagggtgagggaaggagggtgggaggtggaccttgagggagagggagttggcaggagggggagaggggaatgggagtggggaaggtgagggagggaggatgggaggtggacttgagggagtggggagggagggaggatgagaggtggaccTTGAGGGAGAGAGTtggaggaagtggggaggggggatgggaggTGGACTTGAGGGAgtggggaaggtgagggagggaggatgggagatggatttgagggagtggggagggtgagggaaggacgGTGGGAGGTGGACCTTGAGGGAGAGGAAGTTggcgggagggggagaggggagggtgagggaatgaGGGTGGGAGGTGAACCTTGAGGGAGAGGAAGTTGGCGGGAGGGGGAgcggggagggtgagggaaggagggtaGGAGATGGACTTGAGGGAGTAGGGGGAGAGTGAGGACACACGGGAAGAGAGGGATTGACCCCTCTCCTCACTGGGACTGAGCccaggggtggaggtgggggaggagcagCGGGATCGAGACAGCGTGCACGTGCAAGGCGCGGGCATTGCGTCAGCTTGGGCGTTCCCGCCGCGGGCTCGCCGAGCCTGCTGCCCGGTATAAAAGCAGCGATGCCGGGCTGGGAAGGACCAGCGGCTTCGGAGCCTCTGGTGTGCGGAACGTTACCGGCTCGCAGACGCACCGCACTCGTCCGAGGCATCGAGCAGGTGAGCCCGCGCTCCATCCACACAGGAGGCACGGCAAGATCCCAGCGTTGGGGTGAGGGTTCCGGGGACCGACCTACTTTCTCCCCGAGATGGTGAACCTACGGGTTGAGGGGCTGAAGGGCCGCCCTCGCTTTGTAGTGGGCGGTGCCGAGCCCCGTGTTCGGTCCTCATCCCGGGCGCTGTCGGGGTGGAGTCTGCGGGCTCCCCCTGTGACTACGGGGGTCCCCCACCTCCCGGAGTGAGGCGAGAgacggaggggagagagagtgagttgggaGAATAAATGAGATTGCTGGTGTAGATGGACAGCTGATAGTATGAACGGTGAACTGAATGGCTTGTACCTTATAGATTGCCATCACAAGCCTCCAGCCCACTCCAGAGGGTCAGTTACTCAGACGTGGGCAGTGGAAATCTCACCTCACTGTGTACACGCTTTGTTCGGTGGCCCCTTGGTGTGGGTGCAGGGAAGCTGACCTGCTCTTGGTCTGGTTCTGAGGTATCTGGTGAGGGAAGAGTGGATACCAcaggagatagatagatagacagacagacagacagacagacatacattattgatcccgaggggaattgggttttgttacagttgcaccaaccaagtgAGGTGGTTCTTTCTGCCCCCACACCCTGTACCTCTGTGTTCCTGGTCCACGAACCTGAGTCTGGCAGTACCTTTATCTCTGTCCTCCACTGTTTTACAGCAgtgcagtgtgaaatgtgaaaatAACTAAGTTAcaaaagacttttttttaaaaaagagatgatGTTCATGGGTGCACATTGtttggaaatcagatggcagaggggaagatgttcctaaatcactgaattGGGGGTCTTCAGACTCTTATATCCCCCTGtggtagtagtaatgagaagagggcatgtcctaggagatgagggtccttaatgatggatgttaccACCTTGAAGattttctcaatggtggggaggctagtgcctgtgatggaatgtACAGAGTCTAGGACAGTTACAAGGACTGGGTTTTTAATTTTGTGATGTTTGAGGATTATCAATGTCCTTGAATTTTATTCCAGAATCCTGATGGAGACGATGAATGAGTTGATCCCTTTTGCCCGGGAGATGCTGGGCCAACGGCCCAACAGGAAGATGCTGAAGATCTATGCGATTGGCACGGTGCTGGCGTTCTTCGGGGTGGTGGTGGGGCTGGTGGAGACAGTGTGCTCCCCATTCGCATCCGGCGAGGCAGAGGAGCGGATGCAGGAAGCCCGACCGCCCCAAGCCCAGCGCAAGGATCTGCAGAAACTGAACGACAAGGAGAAACTGAGCCCAAAGCGGTATCGCAAGCCTGCGTTATGACCCTCCTGGTGAGGCAGGAGAGAGCTGGGCTGCAGAGCAGCCTCCATAGACTTGGATAATGATCTGCCAGCTACTCCTTGTAGGAGCTATGGTTGGTCTTCAGTTTGCTACTGTGCAGCAGAGTTgtattgttgtactgttctgGTACCCTGTAAACAATTTTTTATACTGTGCATTTTTTGCATTCAATAAACTGGCATTTTTAATGAGATATAAATATGTGAACCTGTAATTTATTTGATCTTGTTTTATTTTAGTTAGAGTAGAGCTCAGTAACTGGCCCTCCTGCACAACAAGCCATACCATCCCTTGCACccgtgtgaccagttaacctactgtcCCGaaccacaggagattctgcagatgctggcacacacaaaatgctggaggaactcagcaggccaggcagcatctatggaaatgaataaacagttgacgttttgggcagaggcccttcttcaggactggaaaggaaggggtaaggaggagggaggggagaacaaGCTGGGTTAGcagaacctactaaccagtactgctttggaatgtgggaggaaactggagtacctggtatTATTTAAAATTTTGCAGTCAGTCACAGtgacccccttccccaccccacccccagtacTGAGTGGGGTTCTTTATGGTGCGGGCAGTGCAGGGGCATAGCAGTGACTGTAATGTAGTGCTAGCAGTCACAGATCAGGGTCAAATTTCCACCTCTGAAGAGTTTGTGTTCTccctgtgggcttcctctggtGCCTGCAGTTTCCTCTCGTGTGACCAatgtgtacaggttagggttagtaagctgtgggctgcccccagcttgTCATCAGACTGTGTTAGTCTTTGATGGAAATGATGCCTCtcactgttttgatgtacgtgagaAATCTTTTGATTAACTACAGTGAGACTTGGGGCAACGGTCACTGGCTGGGTAAAAGTGACTTGAGCTCAAAGGAAATGAGGGGTGAGTTTTGTAACAGCGGTGGGTGGCAGTGAAGGCAAGTACAGGAGTAGCATTTAAGAGATTCTCAGGCATGTGGAAGTACAGAAAATGGTGAGGTtttgacattgtgtaggcagaaggagtTGGCTTAATTAGACATTTAATTACTAATTGAATTAGATCAGCATAACATTGTTTGGCTGCTGTTTGTTCTTGCGTATTGCTTTGAGTGTTTCAGGAAGCAAGTGGGATGTCTGTAGAAGATGTACTGAATACCCTACCCCTGGCCAGATAACCTTTTCCTAACTGTTGAGAGATTAACATTGATCAGGGAACAAGTTTGATGGTCAACTTGAACTTCCACATTAACCAGTCCCAGTGCAGCCAGAGTCTTGGTTAAATGTCTGTTGACATGGAACAGTACAACCCAGGGGCAGAttcttcagcccatcgtgtctgcggTGACGAGGGTGCTGATCTAAGCTAATTCCATCTGCCTGCTGGTTGTCAGCATACTCCAGTTCCCTGCCTTTTCATGTGTCTATGTGTCGCTGTCACACCTGCTTCCACAGGCTCCCCTGGTGACATGTTCCAGTCAGTCACCATTCTGTGTCGAAGCTGTATTGGAATTTGTGTTCCAGTCAGTCACCACTCTGTAGAAACTATTGGAATTCATTTATCATTTGCATCGAcctaggtacagtgaaaagcttgtttctaacacatcaattcattacacagagcaAGGGGAGAACAATAACAATGAAAACTGGAGTGTAAAAGCAacagaaggtgcagtgcaggtaaacaatgaagtgcaagatcgtaacaaggtagactgaggccaagaatccatcttGTCTAAGAGATCGCTTCAAGAGTCTGCTAGTAGCAGAAGAAAAGCTGTCCTCGAGCTTTGTGCCTGCTTTCAGGTTCTTGTATCTTCTGaccgatgggagaagggagactacatggagttgggggagggggtctTTGCTTATGTTGGTTGCGTTACCAAGGCAGTGCATAGTGCCGACAGAGTGCGCAGTGGCAAGGCTGGATTCTGTGATGTATCTACAGCACTCTCGTGTTTCCTGAGGATGAGGGCGGAGTAGTCACCATACCAAGCCTGCAGTAAAGTTGGATTTACAGTTGTATATCCAAGCTAAAATTAGCAAGGTATAAACGACTTATGATTTCTGCAGGATCACTGTTCTGTGGGTTTACCTTGCCCACTACACTGTGCTAACTAATGAAATATAATCActcccttgtgtttcttcctcccctccatctTCTAACTATggcacctcatcttttttttcctctcctgtcctgctgaagggtctcggcccgaaacatcgactgtacccttttccatcgatgctgcctggcctgctgggttcctccagcactttgtgcgtgtgtatagcttggatttccggcatctgcagattttctcttgtttggaaatATAATTGCTCTCcaacttcctcccccccccccccatctgtccTGGTCTTAGACAACGAAGATATTTCCTTCTGGCTGGCCCATCTCCACCCCTGGGTGGAGGGCTGGAGCTAAGTATCTACTGAAGGactgaaggaggtgtaaggcgccccttccctccactaggacaaggtgtagcacctgcttagccaccccctccacccccatggGAACAgggggtggatggtcgtacgaacagctggtgcatattacaagtcttggttatggcaggcagacaatctctggctggggtcacctctgttgtaaagacactggccaggaaaaggcaatggcaaaccacttctgtagaaggattgccaagaacaatcatggtcatgagatcaTGACTGCCTATGTagtatgacacagcacatagtgATGATTCAAagaacattcattatcaaagcatgtatgcagtatacaaccccgaAATTCAtcatcccacagacagccacaaaacaaagaaaaccatggaacccattcaaagaaaaacattaaaccCCCCCGGGGaggaaacaaactgtgcaaatgtcaaaaaagagtgaaaaaacacaggacataaaacattaaatgagtcagttatcaaaacagtccaggaatattcagtttcagctcagttcagttcaatctagcggaTCGGGTctagaatattctgaagggggaaggtgagcagccagttgtcttggtacatgttggtaccaatgacatagataggacaaaggaggaggtcctgaagagagatttctgggagttaggaaggaagctgagaagcaggacctccagggtagtaatctcgggattgctacctgtgccacgcgctagcgagggcaagaatagtaggatcaggcagatgaatgcgtggctgagagactggtgcagggagcagggcttcagattcttggatcattgggatctcttctgggggaagtatgacctgttcaaaaaggacaggttactcctgaacccgaaggggaccaatatcctggcgggaaagtttaatagagctgttagggagggtttaaactaatttggcaggggattgggaaccggaatgatagagcagaggaaggggaaaacagaaataaatctaagatagtgagcagtaaagatgtcaggaaagacaggcaggtgatggggcacaTTTGGAgctattgggatgagttgcagtgcaataaagttgcagtgaaatcaaagcgaaaggtaccaaatactggtcttaaggtgttatacttaaatgcacgcagcataaggaataaggtggatgatcttgtcgtacagctgcagattggcaggtatgatattgtggccatcactgagacgtggctaaaggatgcatgtctcaggaagctgaatagtctaaaggttgataaatctctcggaccagatggaatgcaccctcgtgttctgaaggaagtagctgtggagattgcggaggcattagcaatgatctttcaaaagtcaatagattctggcatggttccggaggactggaagattgcaaatgtcactctgctatttaagaagggagcaaggaagcaaaaaggaaattatagacctgttagcttgacatcggtggttgggaagttgttggagtcgattgtcaaggatgaggttacggagtacctggaggcatatgacaagataggcagagctcagcatggattccttaaaggaaaattctgtctgacaaacctattacaactttttgaggaaattacaagtaggctagacaagggagaagcagtggatgttgtatatttggattttcagaaggcctttgacaaggtgccacacatgagactacttaacaagataagagcccatggaattacgggaaagttacatacatggatagagtgttggctgattggcaggaaacagagagtgggaataaagggatcctattctggttggctgccggttaccagtggtgttccacaggggttcgtgttggggctgcttctttttacattgtatatcaacgatttggattatggaatagatggctttgtggctaagtttgctgatgatacgaagataggtggaggggcaggtagtgctgaggaaacggagagtctgcagagagacttggatagattggaagaatgggcaaagagtggcaaatgaaatacaatgttggaaagtgtatggttatgcactttggcagaagaaataaacgggcagactattatttaaatggggagagaattcaaagttctgagatgcaacgggacttggaagtcctcgtacaggatacccttgttaacctccaggttgagttggtggtgaagaaggcgaatgcaatattggcattcatttctagaggaatagagtatagagcagggatgtgatgttgaggctctataaggcgctggtgagacctcacttggagtactgtgggcagttttgatctccttatttaagaaaggatgtgctgatgctggagagggtacagagatgattcattagaatgattccgggaatgagagggttaacatatgaggaatgtttgtccgctcttggactgtattccttggagtttagaagcatgaggggagacctcatagaagcatttcgaatgttgaaaggcatggtcagagtggatgtagcaaagttgtttcccatgatgggggagtctagtacgagagggcatgacttaaggattgaagggcgcccattcagaacagaaatgcgaagaaatttttttagtcagagggtggtgaatctatggaatttgttgccacgggcagcagtggaggccaagtcattgggtgtacttaaggcagagattgataggtatctgagtaaccagggcatcaaaggttatggtgagaaggcgggggagtgggactaaatgggagaatggatctgctcatgataaaatggcggagcagactcgatgggccgaatggccgacttctgctcctttgtcttatggtcttatggtgttgtTCGTTGACCGCAGGCTGCAGAGCCAGACCACCCCGATCAAAATCACcctaaatagcaacaaaaaaggagcgaccagaaaccagaaacacattctaacatgaactacagagtccagtccacaaaccacattgattaaaccttgcccaaaacCCAGGACTCCAGCAGCGTCCTCCAGCcgcaaggagggagagagagtctgATCTCCACCACGTTCACTGCAATTTGAAACCACTCTTATCTTCCACAGATACCACCTGAACTGCTGTACATATCCAGCATTCTTTAATTTAATTTCAAACTTACAGTGTCTGcattttagaaaaaaaaaatttcattgcTGTGTTTCTTCCGTATGACAGTACAGGGGGCGGGTGGTCAAACAAACAAAATGCAAATTAATAAGGGATGTAAACTATAATAAATGTCTAAATGAATGGTGGAAGAAACACATTTGTCTAATAATTGCAAGGGATTGATTATCGACAAGAGCTTCGAGTCAGTTTGGCTTAACTTCTAACATTAGAATGTGCCAAATTTAGAGCACTCTTCTGATTCAGATACAGAGTTCTCACCACCCACTTAAACAAACAACATTTGCTGCGCTCTGCACTTTACGGAGATCTTTCCACAGCTTTCTGCAGTTGGCAGAGAGAGTGAATAATAATGAGATGCCTGATTGCGAAGTTTAAATGTcagaggaaggcaggagacatTGCACCAACTTCTATACCACCTAGAGTGGGAGGGAGTCTCGCACACAAGCGGGAAATCAGTTTGGGTTCCCATTGGAAAATGGCgcagaaattgatttttaaaatggCAAAAGTAATTTTTTATAAACACAAACATACAATGgaaaataagcaacacacacaaaatgttggaggaactcagcaggtcaggcagcatctatggaaatgaataaacagtcgacatttggcctgagacccttctttaggacacTTACTATTTGACGGACAGAAATTTGACAATTTGGGTAATGTTTGCTTATATCAG from Mobula hypostoma chromosome 13, sMobHyp1.1, whole genome shotgun sequence includes:
- the g0s2 gene encoding G0/G1 switch protein 2, yielding METMNELIPFAREMLGQRPNRKMLKIYAIGTVLAFFGVVVGLVETVCSPFASGEAEERMQEARPPQAQRKDLQKLNDKEKLSPKRYRKPAL